The Pseudomonas extremaustralis genome contains a region encoding:
- a CDS encoding sarcosine oxidase subunit alpha, protein MSQINRLSNGGRIDRNKVLTFSFNGQTYKGFEGDTLAAALLANGVDIIGRSFKYSRPRGIFAAGAEEPNAVLQIGATEATQIPNVRATQQALYQGLVATSTNGWPSVNNDVMGILGKVGGKLMPPGFYYKTFMYPQSFWMTYEKYIRKAAGLGRSPTENDPDTYDNFNRHCDVLVVGAGPAGLAAALAAARSGARVIIADEQEEFGGSLLDSRESLDGKPAAEWVASVIAELKALPDVVLLPRATVNGYHDHNFLTIHERLTDHLGDRAPIGQVRQRIHRVRAQRVVLATGACERPLVYGNNDVPGNMLAGAVSTYVRRYGVAPGKKLVLSTNNDHAYRVALDWFDAGLKVVAVADVRHNPRGALVEEARAKGIRILTGSAVIEARGSKHVTGARVAAIDVKAHTVTSPGEWLDCDLVASSGGYSPVVHLASHLGGKPIWREDILGFVPGEAPQKRVCVGGINGVYALGDALADGFEGGVRAASEAGFAPVEGTLPKVLSRLEEPTLALFQVPHEKGTARAPKQFVDLQNDVTAAAIELATREGFESVEHVKRYTALGFGTDQGKLGNVNGLAIAARSLNVTIPQMGTTMFRPNYTPVTFGAVAGRHCGHIFEPVRYTALHAWHVKNGAEFEDVGQWKRPWYFPRNGEDLHAAVKRECLAVRDSVGLLDASTLGKIDIQGPDAREFLNRIYTNAWTKLDVGKARYGLMCKEDGMVFDDGVTACLADNHFLMTTTTGGAARVLQWLEIYQQTEWPDLKVYFTSVTDHWATMTLSGPNSRKLLSEVTDIDLDKDGFPFMTWKEGLVGGVPARVFRISFTGELSYEVNVQADYAMGVLEKIVEAGKKYKLTPYGTETMHVLRAEKGFIIVGQDTDGSVTPDDLNMGWCVGRTKPFSWIGWRGMNREDCVREERKQLVGLKPIDPKVWLPEGAQLVFDPKQAIPMKMVGHVTSSYAHNSLGYSFALGVVKGGLKRIGERVFSPQVDGSVIEAEIVSSVFFDPKGDRQNI, encoded by the coding sequence ATGAGCCAGATCAATCGCCTGTCCAACGGTGGCCGGATCGACCGTAACAAGGTCCTGACCTTCAGCTTCAACGGCCAGACCTACAAAGGCTTCGAAGGCGACACCCTGGCCGCTGCCCTGCTGGCCAACGGCGTCGACATCATCGGTCGCAGCTTCAAGTATTCGCGTCCACGGGGCATCTTTGCCGCCGGCGCCGAAGAGCCCAACGCGGTGCTGCAGATCGGTGCCACCGAAGCCACCCAGATTCCCAACGTGCGCGCCACGCAACAGGCGCTGTACCAGGGCCTCGTCGCCACCAGCACCAACGGCTGGCCGAGCGTCAACAACGACGTGATGGGTATTCTCGGCAAGGTCGGCGGCAAGCTGATGCCGCCGGGTTTCTACTACAAAACCTTCATGTACCCGCAATCGTTCTGGATGACCTACGAGAAGTACATCCGCAAGGCCGCAGGCCTGGGCCGCTCGCCGACCGAGAACGATCCGGACACCTACGACAACTTCAACCGTCACTGCGACGTGCTGGTGGTCGGTGCCGGCCCTGCCGGTCTGGCCGCTGCACTGGCCGCCGCGCGCAGCGGTGCCCGCGTGATCATCGCCGATGAGCAGGAAGAGTTCGGTGGTTCGCTGCTCGACTCCCGCGAAAGCCTCGACGGCAAGCCTGCGGCGGAATGGGTCGCCAGCGTCATCGCCGAACTCAAAGCCCTGCCGGACGTGGTGCTGCTGCCCCGCGCCACCGTCAACGGCTACCACGACCATAACTTCCTGACCATCCACGAGCGCCTCACCGATCACCTCGGCGACCGCGCGCCGATCGGCCAGGTGCGCCAGCGTATCCACCGTGTGCGCGCCCAGCGCGTGGTGCTGGCCACTGGCGCGTGCGAGCGTCCGCTGGTGTACGGCAACAACGATGTGCCGGGCAACATGCTCGCCGGCGCGGTCTCGACCTACGTGCGCCGTTACGGCGTGGCGCCGGGTAAAAAACTGGTGCTGTCGACCAACAACGATCACGCCTACCGCGTGGCCCTGGACTGGTTCGACGCCGGCCTGAAAGTGGTCGCCGTGGCCGATGTGCGCCACAACCCACGTGGCGCGCTGGTGGAAGAAGCGCGCGCCAAAGGCATTCGTATCCTCACCGGCAGCGCCGTGATCGAAGCCCGTGGCAGCAAGCACGTGACCGGCGCCCGTGTGGCCGCCATCGATGTCAAAGCGCATACCGTCACCAGCCCCGGCGAGTGGCTGGACTGTGACCTGGTGGCCAGTTCCGGCGGCTACAGCCCGGTGGTCCACCTGGCTTCGCACCTGGGCGGCAAGCCGATCTGGCGCGAAGACATCCTTGGTTTCGTACCCGGCGAAGCCCCGCAGAAACGTGTGTGCGTCGGTGGTATCAACGGCGTGTACGCCTTGGGCGATGCCCTGGCCGATGGTTTCGAAGGCGGCGTGCGCGCGGCCAGCGAAGCCGGTTTTGCACCAGTGGAAGGCACACTGCCGAAAGTCTTGAGCCGTCTGGAAGAGCCGACCCTGGCACTGTTCCAGGTGCCCCACGAAAAAGGCACCGCACGGGCGCCGAAGCAATTCGTCGACCTGCAGAACGACGTCACCGCCGCCGCTATTGAACTGGCGACCCGCGAAGGTTTCGAGTCGGTCGAGCACGTCAAACGCTACACCGCGCTGGGCTTCGGCACCGACCAGGGCAAGCTGGGTAACGTCAACGGCCTGGCGATTGCCGCGCGCTCGCTGAACGTGACCATCCCGCAGATGGGCACCACCATGTTCCGTCCCAACTACACGCCGGTCACCTTCGGCGCGGTGGCGGGCCGTCACTGTGGGCACATCTTCGAGCCGGTGCGCTACACCGCGCTGCACGCCTGGCATGTGAAAAACGGCGCCGAATTCGAAGACGTCGGCCAGTGGAAACGCCCGTGGTACTTCCCGCGCAACGGTGAAGACCTGCATGCCGCCGTCAAACGCGAATGCCTGGCGGTGCGCGACAGCGTCGGCCTGCTGGATGCGTCGACCCTCGGCAAGATCGACATCCAGGGCCCGGATGCCCGCGAGTTCCTCAACCGTATCTACACCAACGCCTGGACCAAGCTCGATGTGGGCAAGGCGCGCTACGGCCTGATGTGCAAGGAAGACGGCATGGTCTTCGACGACGGCGTGACCGCGTGCCTGGCCGACAACCACTTCCTGATGACCACCACCACCGGCGGCGCCGCCCGTGTGCTGCAGTGGCTGGAAATCTACCAACAGACCGAATGGCCGGACCTGAAGGTGTACTTCACCTCGGTCACCGACCACTGGGCGACCATGACCTTGTCCGGCCCCAACAGCCGCAAGCTGCTCAGTGAAGTGACCGACATCGACCTGGACAAGGACGGCTTCCCGTTCATGACCTGGAAGGAAGGCCTGGTCGGTGGCGTACCGGCGCGAGTGTTCCGCATCTCGTTCACCGGCGAGCTGTCCTATGAGGTCAACGTACAGGCCGACTACGCCATGGGCGTGCTGGAGAAAATCGTCGAGGCCGGCAAAAAGTACAAGCTGACCCCTTACGGCACCGAGACCATGCACGTGCTGCGGGCCGAGAAGGGTTTCATCATCGTCGGCCAGGACACCGACGGTTCGGTGACCCCGGACGACCTGAACATGGGCTGGTGCGTCGGGCGCACCAAACCGTTCTCGTGGATCGGCTGGCGCGGCATGAACCGTGAAGACTGCGTGCGCGAAGAGCGTAAGCAGTTGGTAGGCCTTAAACCGATCGATCCGAAAGTGTGGCTGCCGGAAGGCGCGCAACTGGTGTTCGATCCGAAGCAGGCGATCCCGATGAAGATGGTCGGCCACGTCACCTCGAGCTATGCGCACAACTCCCTGGGCTATTCGTTTGCCCTGGGTGTGGTCAAGGGCGGCTTGAAGCGCATCGGCGAGCGGGTGTTTTCGCCTCAGGTGGACGGCAGCGTGATCGAGGCGGAGATCGTGTCCTCGGTGTTCTTCGACCCGAAAGGCGATCGCCAGAACATCTGA
- a CDS encoding sarcosine oxidase subunit delta produces MLHIFCPHCGELRSEEEFHASGQAHIPRPLDPGACTDEQWGDYMFFRDNPRGLHHELWIHAAGCRQYFNATRDTVTYEILETYKIGTKPQFTAKASGEKV; encoded by the coding sequence ATGTTGCATATCTTCTGTCCTCACTGTGGCGAACTGCGCTCCGAAGAGGAATTCCACGCCTCCGGCCAAGCGCACATCCCGCGCCCGCTGGACCCGGGTGCCTGCACCGACGAGCAGTGGGGCGATTACATGTTCTTCCGTGACAACCCCCGTGGCCTGCACCACGAGCTGTGGATCCACGCCGCCGGCTGCCGTCAGTATTTCAACGCCACCCGCGACACCGTCACCTACGAAATTCTTGAAACCTACAAGATAGGCACCAAGCCGCAATTCACCGCCAAGGCTTCTGGAGAGAAGGTATGA
- a CDS encoding threonine aldolase family protein — MTDKSQQFASDNYSGICPEAWAAMEQANHGHQRAYGDDEWTHRAADGFRNLFETDCEVFFAFNGTAANSLALSSLCQSYHSVICSETAHVETDECGAPEFFSNGSKLLIARTENGKLTPDSIREIALKRQDIHYPKPRVVTLTQATEVGSVYTPEEIRAISATCKELGLNLHMDGARFANACAFLGCSPADLTWKAGVDVLCFGGTKNGMAVGEAILFFNRDLAEDFDYRCKQAGQLASKMRFLSAPWVGLLENDAWLKHARHANHCAQLLSSLVADIPGVELMFPVQANGVFLQLSEPAIAALTAKGWRFYTFIGKGGARFMCAWDTEEARVRELAADIREVMSS, encoded by the coding sequence ATGACCGACAAGAGCCAACAGTTCGCCAGCGACAACTATTCCGGCATCTGCCCGGAAGCCTGGGCCGCCATGGAACAAGCCAACCACGGGCACCAGCGCGCCTATGGCGATGACGAATGGACCCACCGCGCCGCCGACGGCTTCCGCAACCTGTTCGAGACCGACTGCGAAGTGTTCTTCGCCTTCAACGGCACCGCGGCCAACTCCCTGGCGTTGTCCTCCCTGTGCCAGAGCTACCATAGCGTGATTTGCTCGGAAACCGCCCACGTCGAAACCGACGAATGCGGCGCGCCGGAGTTTTTCTCCAACGGCTCCAAGCTACTCATCGCCCGCACCGAAAACGGCAAGCTGACCCCGGACTCGATCCGCGAGATCGCCCTCAAGCGCCAGGACATCCACTACCCCAAACCCCGCGTCGTCACGCTGACCCAGGCCACCGAAGTCGGCAGCGTGTACACCCCGGAAGAAATCCGCGCCATCAGCGCCACCTGCAAGGAACTGGGCCTGAACCTGCACATGGACGGCGCCCGCTTCGCCAATGCCTGCGCGTTTCTCGGCTGCTCGCCGGCCGACCTGACCTGGAAAGCCGGAGTCGACGTGCTGTGTTTTGGCGGCACCAAGAACGGCATGGCGGTGGGCGAGGCGATTCTGTTCTTCAACCGCGACCTGGCCGAAGACTTCGACTACCGCTGCAAACAGGCCGGCCAACTGGCCTCGAAGATGCGCTTCCTCTCCGCCCCGTGGGTGGGCCTGCTGGAAAACGACGCCTGGCTCAAGCACGCACGCCACGCCAACCACTGCGCACAATTGCTGAGCAGCCTGGTGGCGGACATTCCCGGCGTGGAATTGATGTTCCCGGTGCAGGCCAACGGCGTGTTCCTGCAACTCTCGGAACCGGCCATCGCCGCACTGACCGCCAAGGGTTGGCGCTTCTACACCTTCATCGGCAAAGGCGGCGCGCGCTTCATGTGTGCGTGGGACACCGAAGAAGCGCGCGTGCGGGAACTGGCGGCGGATATTCGTGAAGTGATGTCGAGCTGA
- a CDS encoding TraX family protein: MHATETMPVGRVRDGALDLLKWLALLSMVLDHLRYVGLSLDGLYVPGRLAFPWFCLAIAANLHRVRHVAVSGQWRYLGWLLLFSLISEVPYRLFIEDADTLNVLPTLALGLLVARGWQQKAAVDRGLALIALAIGAVFSTQLMFGFFGVLLPWAMLLVFSRPWYFSMLPGLVCVAANQWQILLDNGTPLALMGLAACLIAPLAGLLLLRQAKNATPPAMRRWAYALYPAHFLLLLLVRTIIA; the protein is encoded by the coding sequence ATGCACGCGACTGAAACGATGCCTGTCGGACGCGTCCGAGATGGCGCTTTGGATTTGCTCAAGTGGCTGGCGCTGCTGAGCATGGTGCTCGATCACCTGCGCTACGTCGGCTTGAGCCTGGATGGCCTGTATGTGCCGGGGCGCCTGGCGTTCCCGTGGTTTTGCCTGGCGATTGCGGCGAATTTGCATCGGGTGCGCCACGTCGCAGTCAGCGGTCAATGGCGCTACCTGGGCTGGTTGCTGCTGTTCAGCCTAATCAGTGAGGTGCCGTACCGCCTGTTTATCGAGGATGCCGATACGTTGAACGTACTGCCGACTCTGGCCCTGGGTCTGCTGGTTGCCCGAGGATGGCAGCAGAAGGCCGCGGTTGATCGAGGATTGGCGCTGATCGCCCTGGCGATAGGCGCGGTGTTTTCCACCCAACTGATGTTCGGCTTCTTCGGTGTATTGCTGCCGTGGGCGATGCTGTTGGTGTTCAGCCGGCCATGGTATTTCAGCATGTTGCCGGGGCTGGTGTGTGTGGCGGCCAATCAATGGCAGATCCTGCTCGATAACGGCACGCCGTTGGCGCTGATGGGCTTGGCGGCCTGCCTGATCGCGCCATTGGCGGGCCTGCTCCTGTTGCGACAGGCCAAAAACGCCACGCCGCCGGCCATGCGCCGCTGGGCGTATGCGCTCTATCCCGCGCATTTCCTGCTGCTGCTACTCGTCCGCACGATCATCGCCTGA
- the glyA gene encoding serine hydroxymethyltransferase yields the protein MFSKQDQIQGYDDALLAAMNAEEQRQEDHIELIASENYTSKRVMQAQGSGLTNKYAEGYPGKRYYGGCEHVDKVEALAIERAKQLFGADYANVQPHSGSSANSAVYLALLNAGDTILGMSLAHGGHLTHGAKVSSSGKLYNAVQYGINTDTGLIDYDEVERLAVEHQPKMVVAGFSAYSKTLDFPRFRAIADKVGALLFVDMAHVAGLVAAGLYPNPLPYADVVTTTTHKTLRGPRGGLILAKANEAIEKKLNAAVFPGAQGGPLMHVIAGKAVCFKEALEPGFKAYQQQVIDNAQAMAGVFINRGYDVVSGGTDNHLFLVSLIRQGLTGKEADAALGRAHITVNKNAVPNDPQSPFVTSGLRIGTPAVTTRGFKVPQCIELAGWICDILDNLGDADVEADVAKRVSALCADFPVYR from the coding sequence ATGTTCAGCAAACAAGACCAGATTCAGGGATATGACGATGCACTGCTGGCGGCGATGAATGCCGAGGAGCAGCGCCAGGAAGATCATATCGAGCTGATCGCGTCGGAGAACTACACCAGCAAGCGTGTGATGCAAGCCCAGGGCAGTGGCCTGACCAACAAATACGCCGAAGGCTACCCAGGCAAGCGCTACTACGGTGGCTGCGAACACGTCGACAAGGTCGAGGCCCTGGCCATCGAACGCGCCAAGCAGTTGTTCGGCGCCGATTACGCCAACGTGCAGCCGCACTCCGGTTCGTCCGCCAACAGCGCGGTGTACCTGGCGCTGTTGAACGCCGGCGACACCATCCTCGGCATGAGCCTGGCCCACGGCGGCCACCTGACCCACGGCGCGAAAGTGTCGTCTTCGGGCAAGCTGTACAACGCGGTGCAATACGGTATCAACACCGACACCGGCCTGATCGACTACGACGAAGTCGAGCGCCTGGCCGTCGAACACCAGCCGAAGATGGTCGTGGCCGGTTTCTCCGCCTACTCCAAGACCCTGGATTTCCCACGCTTTCGCGCCATCGCCGACAAGGTCGGGGCGCTGCTGTTCGTTGACATGGCCCACGTCGCCGGCCTGGTGGCTGCCGGTCTGTACCCGAACCCACTGCCTTACGCCGACGTGGTCACCACCACCACCCACAAGACCCTGCGCGGTCCACGGGGCGGTTTGATCCTGGCCAAGGCCAACGAAGCGATTGAAAAGAAACTCAACGCCGCGGTCTTCCCCGGCGCCCAGGGCGGCCCGCTGATGCATGTGATCGCCGGTAAGGCGGTGTGCTTCAAGGAAGCCCTGGAACCTGGCTTCAAGGCCTACCAGCAACAAGTGATCGACAACGCCCAGGCCATGGCCGGCGTGTTTATTAACCGTGGCTACGATGTCGTGTCCGGCGGCACCGACAACCACCTGTTCTTGGTCAGCCTGATCCGTCAGGGCCTCACCGGCAAAGAGGCGGACGCCGCCCTCGGTCGTGCCCACATCACCGTCAACAAGAACGCTGTGCCGAATGACCCGCAGTCGCCGTTCGTGACCTCGGGCCTGCGTATCGGTACGCCGGCGGTGACCACACGCGGTTTCAAAGTGCCGCAATGCATCGAACTGGCCGGCTGGATCTGCGACATCCTCGACAACCTCGGCGACGCCGACGTCGAGGCGGATGTGGCCAAGCGCGTGTCGGCCCTGTGCGCTGATTTCCCGGTTTATCGCTGA
- a CDS encoding purine-cytosine permease family protein — protein MNASSDKTPPSAATGLKIETRSIDYVPRHERHGKVWHQGPFWFTGNFVLTTMITGFTGAALGLGLVYAILAIVIGVGLGTFAMAFHANQGPRMGLPQMIQSRAQFGLRGAIVPFIAVIFVYIGFNVFNVILATDAINTVLPGSRAPWYALMIVLAVVIAVIGHDLLHTVQRWLTYVMISVFAVLTVAALMTLQADAAVAGAHFSWSAFLIQLCAAAGYQISYAVYVSDYSRYLPHHTPSRSVIFWTYLGAAGSALWLMSLGAFLASALPSPDAIGSVREVGNQLIPGFGTFTVLIAVPALIGIMAVNCYGAMLTGISAIDGFVKIRPRLKSRVIGIGLVAVVIFLIALSIPDSYLASFNTFVLLMLYFLVPWTAVNLADFYVVRKGQYAISDIFNPAGIYGQWGKAGLVAYGLGMVSMIPFMSLSFYEGPVARALGGADITFVVGLGVSAVVYCLMSRNLDTLAEARAIAASEALLEGQRS, from the coding sequence ATGAATGCTTCCTCTGACAAGACGCCACCTTCCGCCGCCACCGGCCTGAAAATCGAAACCCGTTCCATCGACTACGTGCCGCGCCATGAACGCCACGGCAAAGTCTGGCACCAAGGTCCGTTCTGGTTCACGGGTAACTTTGTCCTGACCACCATGATCACCGGTTTTACCGGCGCGGCCCTGGGTCTGGGCCTGGTGTACGCGATCCTGGCGATCGTCATCGGCGTGGGCCTGGGCACGTTCGCCATGGCCTTCCACGCCAACCAGGGCCCGCGCATGGGCTTGCCGCAGATGATCCAGTCGCGCGCCCAATTCGGCCTGCGCGGGGCGATTGTGCCGTTCATCGCGGTGATCTTCGTGTACATCGGCTTCAATGTGTTCAACGTGATTCTCGCCACCGATGCCATCAACACCGTGCTGCCGGGCAGCCGGGCGCCGTGGTATGCCTTGATGATCGTGCTCGCCGTGGTGATTGCGGTGATCGGCCACGACTTGCTGCACACGGTGCAACGCTGGCTGACCTACGTGATGATCAGCGTGTTCGCGGTGCTGACCGTGGCGGCGCTGATGACTCTGCAGGCCGATGCCGCAGTGGCCGGTGCACACTTCTCCTGGTCGGCGTTTCTGATTCAGCTCTGCGCTGCGGCCGGTTATCAGATCAGCTACGCGGTCTACGTGTCCGACTACTCGCGCTACCTGCCCCATCACACCCCCTCGCGCAGTGTGATTTTCTGGACCTACCTGGGCGCCGCCGGCTCGGCCCTGTGGCTGATGTCCCTCGGCGCATTCCTGGCCTCCGCCCTGCCGTCGCCCGACGCCATCGGCAGCGTGCGCGAGGTGGGCAACCAGCTGATTCCGGGCTTCGGCACCTTCACCGTGCTGATCGCGGTGCCGGCGCTGATTGGCATCATGGCGGTCAACTGCTACGGCGCGATGCTCACCGGCATCAGTGCCATCGACGGTTTCGTGAAGATCCGACCGCGCCTCAAGAGCCGCGTGATCGGCATCGGCCTGGTGGCGGTGGTGATTTTCCTCATCGCGTTGAGCATTCCCGACAGCTACCTGGCCAGCTTCAACACCTTTGTGCTGCTGATGCTGTATTTCCTGGTGCCATGGACGGCGGTCAACCTGGCGGATTTCTATGTGGTGCGCAAAGGCCAATACGCCATCAGCGACATCTTCAACCCCGCCGGCATCTACGGCCAATGGGGCAAAGCGGGCCTCGTCGCCTATGGCCTGGGCATGGTGTCGATGATCCCGTTCATGTCGCTGAGTTTCTATGAAGGTCCGGTCGCCAGGGCGCTGGGCGGCGCCGACATCACCTTTGTCGTCGGCCTGGGCGTTTCCGCCGTGGTCTATTGCCTGATGAGTCGCAACCTCGACACCCTCGCAGAAGCGCGCGCCATCGCCGCCAGCGAAGCCCTGCTCGAAGGGCAACGCTCGTGA
- a CDS encoding sarcosine oxidase subunit beta, producing MQRYSGFGLFKHSLSHHENWQKMWRTPTPKKVYDVVIVGGGGHGLATAYYLAKEHGITNVAVVEKGWLGGGNTARNTTIVRSNYLWDESAHLYEHAMKLWEGLSQDLNYNVMFSQRGVYNLCHTLQDIRDSERRVSANRLNGVDGELLNAKQVADEIPYLDCSKNTRYPVMGATVQRRGGVARHDAVAWGFARAADALGVDLIQQTEVIGFRKENGVCIGVETNKGFIGAKRVGVVTAGNSGHMASLAGFRLPIESHPLQALVSEPIKPIIDSVIMSNAVHGYISQSDKGDLVIGAGIDGYNGYGQRGSYPVIEHTIQAIVEMFPVLSRVRMNRQWGGIVDTTPDACPIISKTPVPNMFFNCGWGTGGFKATPGSGNVFAASLAKGEMHPLAAPFSIDRFHNGALIDEHGAAAVAH from the coding sequence ATGCAACGCTACTCGGGCTTCGGCCTCTTCAAGCACTCCCTCAGCCACCACGAAAACTGGCAGAAGATGTGGCGCACGCCGACGCCTAAAAAGGTGTACGACGTGGTCATCGTCGGCGGTGGCGGGCATGGTCTGGCGACCGCTTACTACTTGGCCAAGGAACACGGCATCACCAACGTGGCCGTGGTCGAGAAAGGCTGGTTGGGCGGCGGTAACACCGCGCGCAACACCACCATCGTGCGTTCCAACTACCTGTGGGACGAGTCGGCGCACCTGTACGAACACGCGATGAAACTGTGGGAAGGCCTGTCCCAAGACCTCAACTACAACGTGATGTTCTCCCAGCGCGGCGTGTACAACCTGTGCCACACCCTGCAGGACATCCGTGACTCCGAGCGTCGCGTCAGCGCCAACCGCCTCAACGGCGTGGACGGCGAACTGCTCAATGCCAAACAGGTGGCGGACGAAATTCCGTACCTGGATTGCTCCAAGAACACCCGCTACCCAGTCATGGGCGCCACCGTGCAACGGCGCGGCGGCGTGGCCCGTCACGATGCGGTGGCCTGGGGCTTTGCCCGCGCCGCCGATGCGTTGGGCGTGGACCTGATCCAGCAGACCGAAGTGATCGGCTTTCGCAAGGAAAACGGTGTGTGCATCGGTGTGGAAACCAACAAGGGCTTTATCGGCGCCAAGCGCGTCGGTGTGGTCACCGCCGGTAACTCGGGGCACATGGCCTCGCTCGCCGGTTTCCGCCTGCCGATCGAATCCCACCCGCTGCAAGCGCTGGTGTCGGAGCCGATCAAGCCGATCATCGATAGCGTGATCATGTCCAACGCCGTACACGGTTACATCAGCCAGTCCGACAAGGGCGACCTGGTGATCGGTGCCGGTATCGACGGCTACAACGGCTACGGCCAGCGCGGCTCGTACCCGGTGATCGAACACACCATCCAGGCCATCGTCGAGATGTTCCCGGTGTTGTCCCGCGTGCGCATGAACCGGCAGTGGGGCGGCATCGTCGACACCACGCCGGATGCCTGCCCGATCATCTCCAAGACCCCGGTACCGAATATGTTCTTCAACTGCGGTTGGGGCACCGGTGGCTTCAAGGCCACCCCCGGCTCAGGCAACGTATTTGCCGCGAGCCTGGCCAAGGGTGAAATGCACCCGTTGGCTGCCCCTTTCTCCATCGACCGTTTCCACAACGGTGCGTTGATCGACGAACACGGCGCCGCGGCCGTCGCCCACTAA
- a CDS encoding flavin monoamine oxidase family protein translates to MSAIPSRVKSAPRLLSQDVTALIPDFPFHYARYLQTARDSLSTLAHVPAAARGRKVLIVGAGVAGMVTAYEAMRMGLHPVLVEASDRIGGRLYAHVAGDPDDPAKRVICELGAMRFPQSGKALMHYFDKVGMTANSADFPNPGSPATASTVVDYNNTQTYYEGSDLPAEYQEIERLFFEVFLETDPIRFTEMEQAMSEGAIDQALIKSIWNAILEAGWDNLSFFSALVEKAGWSRADIDLFGQIGFGTGGWNTDYPNCFLEVLRVLYTGLDTNHTLMYDGSSQLPTRLWNRSPQALGDVMVHWPATTTVQMLSEQVIARPFNQEVRQIERQADGSFEVFIYDTQLGQGTRHAFDSVVYTPHVRILDKFRYMGGRDRLAAMDSLFPRETWEAVMYTHYMQSAKIFAATTQPFWKETGPDGRYKMSVTLSDRITRGTYLLDYSASTGGYKGSGIFLSYTWNDDSLKFLGERVAPLPTHVELCTSLLDEVYRGANLNLAAHFAARDPFVEINWEEQPFFLCAFKMNLPGQYEYQRRLFSQFMSGVGEGNPDGFILAGDDVSWTGGWAEGAVTTALNAVNKLAVVFAGGAYLHNPGPIDQWEALKPMAL, encoded by the coding sequence ATGTCGGCTATCCCTTCCCGCGTCAAAAGCGCCCCGCGCCTGCTGAGCCAGGACGTCACCGCGCTGATTCCGGACTTTCCCTTCCATTACGCCCGCTATTTGCAGACCGCGCGTGACTCCCTTTCCACCCTGGCCCATGTGCCTGCTGCTGCGCGCGGGCGAAAAGTGCTGATTGTGGGGGCGGGGGTCGCGGGCATGGTGACGGCCTATGAGGCGATGCGCATGGGCTTGCACCCGGTGCTGGTCGAAGCCTCGGACCGCATCGGCGGGCGGCTCTATGCCCATGTGGCCGGCGATCCGGACGATCCGGCCAAGCGAGTGATTTGCGAGCTGGGAGCCATGCGTTTTCCCCAGTCGGGCAAAGCGCTGATGCACTACTTCGACAAGGTGGGCATGACTGCCAACTCCGCCGATTTTCCCAATCCGGGCTCACCGGCGACGGCCAGCACGGTGGTCGATTACAACAATACGCAGACCTACTACGAAGGCAGCGACTTGCCTGCCGAGTACCAGGAAATCGAGCGGCTTTTTTTCGAGGTGTTCCTGGAAACCGATCCGATCCGGTTCACCGAGATGGAGCAGGCCATGTCCGAAGGCGCGATTGATCAGGCGCTGATCAAATCGATCTGGAACGCCATCCTGGAGGCCGGCTGGGACAACCTCAGTTTCTTTTCCGCCCTGGTCGAGAAAGCGGGGTGGTCGCGTGCGGACATCGACCTGTTCGGCCAGATAGGCTTCGGCACCGGTGGCTGGAACACTGATTACCCCAATTGCTTTCTGGAAGTGTTGCGAGTGCTGTACACCGGGCTGGATACCAACCACACCTTGATGTACGACGGCTCGTCGCAATTGCCCACCCGCTTGTGGAATCGTTCCCCGCAGGCCCTGGGCGATGTGATGGTGCACTGGCCCGCCACCACCACCGTGCAGATGCTCAGCGAGCAGGTCATCGCCCGGCCGTTCAACCAGGAAGTACGTCAGATCGAGCGCCAGGCCGATGGCAGCTTTGAGGTGTTTATCTACGATACGCAACTGGGGCAGGGCACGCGTCACGCCTTTGACAGCGTGGTGTATACGCCCCACGTGCGGATTCTCGACAAGTTTCGCTACATGGGCGGCAGGGACCGTTTGGCGGCGATGGACAGCTTGTTCCCCAGGGAAACCTGGGAAGCCGTGATGTACACCCACTACATGCAGTCGGCGAAGATCTTCGCCGCCACCACGCAACCCTTCTGGAAAGAAACCGGCCCCGACGGGCGTTACAAAATGAGCGTCACCTTGTCCGATCGGATTACCCGAGGCACCTATCTGCTGGATTATTCCGCCAGTACGGGGGGCTACAAAGGCAGTGGGATTTTCCTGTCCTACACCTGGAATGACGACAGCCTGAAATTTCTCGGCGAGCGTGTGGCGCCGTTACCGACCCATGTCGAACTCTGTACCTCGTTGCTCGATGAGGTGTACCGAGGGGCCAACCTGAACCTGGCTGCGCATTTCGCCGCAAGAGACCCGTTCGTGGAGATCAACTGGGAAGAGCAGCCGTTCTTTCTCTGCGCGTTCAAGATGAACCTGCCGGGGCAGTACGAGTATCAGCGCCGCTTGTTTTCCCAGTTCATGAGCGGGGTCGGCGAGGGCAATCCCGACGGTTTCATCCTGGCCGGCGACGATGTGTCGTGGACGGGCGGTTGGGCCGAAGGGGCGGTGACCACCGCGCTCAATGCGGTGAACAAGTTGGCCGTGGTGTTTGCGGGCGGGGCTTATCTGCACAACCCCGGGCCCATCGACCAATGGGAGGCGCTCAAGCCGATGGCGCTGTGA